AAAGTGTtcaataatgattttttaagtGCTTAAAAAGGTACTTAGCAAGTAAGCTTATAATGTTCAGAGAAGTGACTGACAATAAGATTGTTACATCCAGTTAAAAAAAAGCGAGATTTTGGGACTCAATTTTGAGATGAAGCATGTTTTAgtctattgttttttttagtttatgcAAAATTTCTCGAGATCCTATCAATTGAGAATTCTTTAAGATAACAGCAACTAGGTGtaagaaaaccaaaacaacTAGATGTAAGAAAACTGAAAACCGAAACAACTAGATGTAAGATGACTGAAAGCTgtgaagatatttttaaaagggtCAAGGTTCTGAACATCTGTTCTCTTGATCAACGGCATAGTTTGAAACGAGTTAAATTATGTTCGTGAACAACTAGAAAATGACAATTGCCCACTCaaaaaaagcacaaaaagAAAGTACGACATTTGAATATTCTATGCTCCTAGTGAGTATAAGATATAAGATGCTTTTCCATTGCTTTATTGatgcttttgttttatttcatcaTCTTTAGGAATTTTTGGCATAAGAAACAATTGGCTTTCGAATTAGACTCATAACTCAAGAGTTGAGAAGCCTAAGTTCATGTTTGAGCATGAGTTTACAAGGCACAGGTTTATGTCTTGACCATTATGAATCTACAAATCAAATACATAAAGGTTGCATATATCTAGGAATAGAATTGTTTTGTATCCAAAAAAATGGACTTGCCGTAAACAACATACAGATATATACAGAGTGTAGCCTCTCTAGATCATCACAAGACTGATACCATATAATCTGACACAcacataaaaattgaaaactaaagCGTTGTCAATATAATTGAGGAGAAAGCAATAAGCTATTCACTCTTTTGGGCGAGCAAGCCACAGTGAACTAAGGGCTCGTAGTCTGGAGAAGTAATCATGAATGCCAAGAAGTGCACGAGCCGACTGACGAGTTGTCAATATCCGATGCATTTGTTGCAGTGTTTGTTGCCGTAGATTGTCAGCCTACAATTCCAAAGGGAGAAAAGGAagcaataatgaaaatttgatcaTCGTATGCATCTAAGAACACATCATGAAAGATACCTGGCGAATAAACCCCTCAAGAGTCCCAAATTTGCCCATGGCTGTGGCCATTTGACCCATATAGTTTGCCACATTGCCAGATGTGTTCGAGGAGCCAAGAGATCCGCTAGACAACGTCTCGGCCAACGACTGTTGCAATGCTTCCATGCCTTGTGATAATGCATCTTCAGTCTGTTGTGAAGACTGCTGCAAGTTGGATATGCCCATGAACTGCTGTTCTGTGAGGGGCTCTAATTGATTGACAAGAAGCTGCAACGGAATTCCAATCTTTTAGTAATGCTTAAAACTCAGAGCTTTACTTCTCACTCGTATTAACATCAAAACATCAGTTAAagcagcccaagcccactgctagtagatattgtccactttggcccattatgtatcgctgtcagcctcacggttttaaaacgcgtatactacggagaggtttcaacactcttataagaaatgtttcgttctcctctccaactgatgtgggatcctcacaatccacccctcttgagggccaacgtcctcgctggcacactgctcggtgtctgactttgatatcatttgtaacatctcaagcccaccgctaggaGATACTGTCCGCTTttgcccgttacgtatcgtcatcaacctcacagtttttaaatgcgtctactaaggagaggtttccacattcttataaggaatgcttcgttcttctctccaaccgatatgggatctagAGACAATAAATGAGCACACCTTTAGGAGCTCCGATGAACGGAAACCACCAAGCCACAAAAAACATCTTTCAGCAGGAGTTTTCCACATGCCagacaataaatggaaaacatCAGCCTTTGCAGCGATGCCCTTGAGCCGAAAAACCTCATCGTAATGAGCCAAGACGCCATCGACAATCATTCGGAGTTCAGTATCACTTGCATGAGAGTTTACTGCTGCTCTTAGTTCATTGATCtgcttgttttgttcttccaaCCAACGGGCATATTCCACATCAAATGCCATGGCCCCTGCAAATGTGTAGCAGCTAATGCTATGCAACTTCAAACTGAAAAGATAGCTAAAACAAAACACTTACTGCCAAAAAGTAACATAATCAGGATAAACGAGATCGAGTTATACTAACAATCGTGCCAGATTACGACGTCTCGTGAAAGTAATATCGTgattcaaaataattcaaataccaTTTCCAGTAATCGAATGGGCCTGATCTCCTGAGCTTGATATGAACACTCCCTAAAAAGGAGGACacaatttataagaaatttgaagagaTTCAAACTTGAGTGATAGAGAACAACAGAGAAACACAATGCAGGCAACCTGCTGCCGTGCTCGCTGAAGCTCCTGCTCTAGTTGTGTCAACTTCAAACGACTGCTCTCTAGCTGTTGGACATATGCCTACATACAGACAAGATGGAAGAACAAGTTGGATTTAATGATCTTCTAACATAACGACTATGCTTTAAGTTTTCATTTAATAGAGAGTATAGGACAATATGGTAGTGGCACCAACACTGAAAGCCTCTAATCATGGATAAGATTAAGATGAACGGGatgttctttataagggtgtggaaacctcttcctagcaaatgcattttaaaaaaccttgagggaaaatcggaaagggaaagtccaaagaggacaatatctactagcggtgggcttgggctgttatagatggtatcagagctagacaccgcgCTGCTGAGCaccaaaggggtggacaccaagcacgctgggccctgaagggggtggactgtgagatcccacgtcgggttggagaggggaaggaagcatgctttataagggtgtggaaacctctccctagcaaacgcgttttaaaaactttgagggaagtacgaaaagaaaagtccaaagagaacaatatctgctagtagtgggcttagGCGGTTACtgtattttcttaatttaaagCTTCTATTTCTAAACTAAATAACAGCAACGACAGCAATGTGCCAGAGTCGGAATAGAAACAGAAGGAGAAATATAAGGCCTACTTTTTTTCGCAGTCGGCTTTTTCGGGCAGCTTCACGATTCTGCGCGAGCCTACGTAGAGTctgagaagagaaaaatataatgatcCATTTTTATCACACAAGGTCATCACAGCAAAGATTAAATAACTAATGTACCGAGTACAACCTTCTGATCGGACTTATCTTTCGTTCTATCACTCGAATCAGAAGCCACCGTGTTCCACTGAACCATATCGAGCTGTAAATGTGGAAGAAAAAGATCAAATGTATATGTGTATatgtccaaacccaccgctagcagatattgtcctctttaggcttcccctcaaggtttttaaaacacgtctgctagggagaggtttccacactcttataaagaatgtttcgttctcctctccagccgatgtgagatctcagaGTAATGATCGTGTAAATACAAAGATGGACAAGATAGCACGTAATTTGAATATGAAAGACATATTACCCTCTGGTTTTTGTCATCTGTGTCGACGTCGGTAGAGATATCAGTCCTTGGACTGACATCAGTCATGGCATATACTTTGAGGTTGTCCTTAATACTGCAAGATAAGGAAACCAAGGGCATCATGGGACGTGTTGTGGCAGTATAAGAGGACACAAAACCAGCAATCAAATAGAACTCACCTTACTGAAGGTTACAAGTAACTGTTTGCCTTCTTAATAGGGGTTTTAAGCACAGTTTCTGCATCAGGAGTACAACATATTACTACCCAATAAAAGAGGATATGCATAAACGTGCGTGCGTGTGTTTTTCTCTTACTCGAATTTACACTCGGTTCCGTTTAGCAAACATAAACTAAAGCTATAAacaccatttttcttcttatataCAATTCGTTTTcgtgatgtcccatattggttggggaggagaacgaaacaccctttataagagtgtgaaaatttcttcttagcagacgcgttttaaaaactttgaggggaaacccgaaagggaaagcctgaaGAGGACAAtttttgctagcggtgggcttgggccatcaCAGTTTTATTTGAGTTAAACGAAATTTATAAGGTCGCGGTCAACGAAACCTACGTAGTTGGAAGAAAAACGCCATTTGACCGAGTGAAGAAGCTAAGAACAGAAAAGTAGAAACTATCAGTTGTTGTTAGAGGTGAGTTGGAAATGTAATCAAGCagtcctttttctttaatggtGTGAATAGAAAACTGTGGCCACTGCTAGATCCAAGGACTAATATGGCATGACGGTAAGGTTTCGACGAAGAATATGCTTCAAAGCAATGATAAGTCGTCGTTGCATCACTATtcttgtaacagctcaagcccacaactagcagatattatcctctttgggttttccctttcgggcttcccctggtttttaaaacgcgtctattagggagaggtttccacacccttataagcaatgtttcgttctcctctccaaccgatgtgtgatctcacaatccaccccccttgggggcccaacgtcctcgctggcacaccgcccgttgtctagctctgataccatttgtaatagctcaaacctaccgctagcagatattgtctctttgggcttttcctttcgggcttctcatgaaggtttttaaaacgcgtctattagagagagatttcagcactcttataagcaatgtttcgttctcttctccaaccgatgtgggatcttacaatcgaCCCCCTTAagggcccagtgtctggctttgacaccatttgtaacagcccttTCCATTAACGGGATTAGCCATGTTTGACCAGAACTTGCAATTAAGTACCAGGAACTGACACTTCGACGAGTTATTTCCTATCGAAAAACTCGAACCCAACTAGCAATTGAACCAATCATTGTGTTTGAATGCAGCAAGTAAACAAGCAAACAGCAGCTCAGAAATTGATTCTCATGTTCTGAGTATTACAGGAACGACAGGACAAGTAGCTAGAGAGTTACAAGTTAACACAAGTTGGAGCAGCCATATGAGCAAACATAAGGGAAGGAACTCACAGTTAGCTACAAATGGATATCTCTGAAGCAAAACCTGGCATCCCGCTTGCCACTTTCTTCTCATGTCTTCCTCAACTCGCCTGGTCCACTCGCCCAACAACCGTCATGAAGAACAGTCTaagacatcaaaatcaaaagaaccCAGAAATTTAGCTAATCAACTAAAAGTAAGCATAGCAACCGATGATGCCAGGAAAAAAACAGCAAGAAGCCTCGAAGAGAAGATATAATCAAGTATGAGCCATATCGAATAGCATAGATCAAATAGATCAAATTCAGTAAAGATCCTAATCAAGTCAAAATGGGACACAAAGATAAACAGAAACCAACAATACCCAGATGTCAAGATCGCCCAAAACAAGTCAAAATGGCATATCAGGACGTATTTGACCCCAAATAAGCGAGACCCAGATGGCTAAATGGAGGGAATTGGAAGATTTGGAAGGCCCCCCGTCcccaaaatcaagaacatggAAGCGCTTGCTTACAGATGGGGCTCTGTTAAAAGGAAAGTAAAGGCAGTAAAAGGTTTGACGAGGAAGATGGTGGGGGGATTTGAGAGGGCGCTCGTGTATTACTTGGATTCAAGTGTGGGAAAGGTGAGGGGGAGAGGGACGTTTGAGGTGTGTGCCAATCTCAAGAGGACGTTCTTTTTGCGTGGCAATCTTCAGCTTTCCAATGCCCAATTATTACCCGTTGCCCTTTTTTCTAATTCTGTATGGGTTTGAAATGGTTACTTTTGTGggtgtttttctttggtaGCTTCAGCGCAGGCAGTGATCCACTTTTAGGCATGggattgaatttgaaataatacACCATTTCCAGTAGCTTCATGGTTTGACCGATCCTTTGACGACTCATTTGGGAAGCACCAAAAAATCTCTACTTTTGGGGAATAATGAGAGAGATGAACACGTTCTAAATAATTCGACAGCGGTTCACTCTCCAATTATTTAGAATCGAGCCATAACTTAAgagttcaataaaaaaaacactattgCACTCTTGAGCCAAGTCTATATTTCTCGACTTCTTACGAGCGTTGTTTTGCTAGTAATCTCATGGGTTAGCTATATGGCGATGATTTCGAGTTACACAATGTTGTTAGGAATCGGCAAAGATCATTGACTCAATACCTCTTTGCTTCACAAAGATAATGTTTATTAACTAAAAAGATAAGAGGTTCAAATCTCGATGTCACATATTattaacttattaaaaaaaatctaaaacaaaatgaaaatgatgtaataatttttattttcttgtgaaACAATATATTAATGACAAATTCACCCTCGGGATTCTTGGTCATAACATGTGATTACATGaccatatcatatatttttttcctaacTTGAAAGcgaatttattaattttttgtatcCTTCCTTTTGACCCAAACTGTGGCTTCCAAGCTTTCGtgtctattttcttttcactattgttattttattattattttttttccaaaattttaaaacccgGAGATAAGATAGACATTATAAAGAATTAAAGCTAGCTCACGTTGCTGACATTTCTTATCCATCATGAGGGGATTTCTCGTACATGTAAAGACGAGTAGACTA
This genomic window from Cucurbita pepo subsp. pepo cultivar mu-cu-16 chromosome LG01, ASM280686v2, whole genome shotgun sequence contains:
- the LOC111780125 gene encoding transcription factor TGA2-like translates to MTDVSPRTDISTDVDTDDKNQRLDMVQWNTVASDSSDRTKDKSDQKTLRRLAQNREAARKSRLRKKAYVQQLESSRLKLTQLEQELQRARQQGVFISSSGDQAHSITGNGAMAFDVEYARWLEEQNKQINELRAAVNSHASDTELRMIVDGVLAHYDEVFRLKGIAAKADVFHLLSGMWKTPAERCFLWLGGFRSSELLKLLVNQLEPLTEQQFMGISNLQQSSQQTEDALSQGMEALQQSLAETLSSGSLGSSNTSGNVANYMGQMATAMGKFGTLEGFIRQADNLRQQTLQQMHRILTTRQSARALLGIHDYFSRLRALSSLWLARPKE